From one Negativicoccus succinicivorans genomic stretch:
- the nusA gene encoding transcription termination factor NusA: MNQELLQAVQFLKTEKGLPADVIFESLEAVLLSAYKRETGTHAEATATIDRETGVYHIFVTKTVVENVEDPELEISLTDAQALNSAYAVGDLVQQEVTPKNFGRMAAQTAKQVMTQRLKEAERNVIYDEFVGREGDVLTGMIERIDNKTVYVSLGKTEGILPSTEQIPGERYRPKNRLKCYVVEVKKTSKGPQIILSRTHPGLLKRLFELEVPEIYDGTVEIKSVAREAGSRSKISVYSVDGNIDPVGACVGPKGQRVQNIVDELHDEKIDIVRWDEDPALYIANSLSPSKVISVSVWDEEKTSHVIVPDYQLSLAIGKAGQNARLAAKLTNWKIDIKSESQAAEDGFEDFYDDDEEDLLAELDATMGAAQSEETLPGDEVTPHDEEN, encoded by the coding sequence ATGAATCAGGAACTATTACAAGCGGTGCAATTCTTGAAAACGGAAAAAGGTTTGCCCGCGGACGTTATATTCGAATCGCTTGAAGCGGTATTGCTCAGCGCATACAAACGCGAAACCGGAACGCATGCCGAAGCGACGGCGACGATTGATCGGGAAACGGGCGTGTACCATATTTTTGTGACCAAGACGGTGGTGGAAAACGTCGAAGATCCGGAATTGGAAATTTCGCTCACGGATGCGCAGGCATTAAACTCGGCATATGCGGTGGGCGATCTTGTGCAGCAGGAAGTGACGCCGAAAAATTTCGGTCGCATGGCGGCGCAGACCGCAAAACAAGTCATGACGCAACGTTTGAAAGAAGCGGAACGCAATGTGATCTACGATGAATTCGTCGGCCGTGAAGGAGATGTCCTGACCGGCATGATCGAACGAATTGACAATAAGACCGTATACGTCAGCTTGGGCAAGACGGAAGGCATTTTGCCTTCCACCGAGCAGATCCCCGGCGAACGGTACCGTCCGAAAAATCGATTGAAATGTTATGTGGTGGAAGTAAAGAAAACGTCCAAAGGACCGCAGATCATCTTGTCACGGACGCATCCGGGACTGTTGAAACGCCTCTTTGAACTGGAAGTACCGGAAATTTATGACGGTACGGTGGAAATCAAATCCGTGGCTCGCGAAGCGGGTTCACGTTCGAAAATATCGGTGTACTCCGTGGATGGAAACATCGATCCGGTAGGTGCCTGCGTCGGTCCGAAAGGACAACGCGTGCAAAATATCGTGGATGAGTTGCATGACGAAAAGATCGATATCGTGCGCTGGGATGAAGATCCGGCGCTGTATATCGCCAACTCACTCAGTCCGTCAAAGGTCATTTCGGTCAGCGTCTGGGATGAAGAAAAAACATCCCATGTTATTGTTCCGGATTACCAATTGTCGCTGGCGATCGGTAAAGCCGGTCAAAACGCACGCTTGGCGGCCAAACTGACAAATTGGAAGATTGATATTAAGAGTGAATCCCAAGCCGCGGAAGACGGTTTTGAAGACTTCTATGATGACGATGAGGAAGATTTGCTTGCGGAATTGGATGCGACCATGGGAGCGGCGCAGTCCGAAGAAACGTTGCCTGGCGATGAGGTGACCCCGCATGATGAAGAAAACTAA
- the rnpM gene encoding RNase P modulator RnpM, with the protein MMKKTKKLPLRRCVGCGAMKDKRDMVRIVAPASGEIKLDPTGKAPGRGAYICPSAECLAKAYTSHGLERSLKRNVPEQVYKDLEEQLA; encoded by the coding sequence ATGATGAAGAAAACTAAAAAATTACCGCTGCGACGTTGTGTCGGTTGCGGCGCGATGAAAGATAAACGGGATATGGTTCGCATCGTGGCTCCCGCGAGCGGAGAAATTAAACTGGATCCTACCGGCAAAGCGCCCGGACGCGGCGCCTACATTTGTCCCAGCGCGGAGTGTTTGGCAAAAGCATATACTTCGCACGGTTTAGAACGGTCGTTGAAACGCAATGTACCGGAGCAGGTGTACAAAGATCTGGAGGAGCAACTGGCATGA